In one Mucilaginibacter sp. PAMB04168 genomic region, the following are encoded:
- a CDS encoding 2'-5' RNA ligase family protein, with product MKYFAGIVPPLHIYRKLLEIQQQFGGNRLEPHITLRPPVSPLDAEAWVNIVTETASNFQPFDIKLPCTGYFGKRVLFVSVNSTRLGLLHDLLIPALKPFETPEVNKGPEGFHPHLTLGRAWCGFTPENFIQMQQLADAYLSASPVSFEATHVRIYHKPDHHGRYQPYKDVSLGK from the coding sequence ATGAAGTATTTTGCAGGCATAGTACCACCACTGCACATTTACCGCAAGCTCTTAGAAATACAACAGCAGTTTGGCGGTAACCGGCTCGAACCGCATATAACCCTGCGACCGCCGGTTAGTCCATTAGATGCCGAAGCCTGGGTAAATATAGTAACTGAAACCGCCAGTAATTTTCAACCCTTTGACATCAAACTGCCGTGTACGGGCTATTTTGGTAAACGAGTACTATTTGTGAGCGTAAACTCAACCCGCCTTGGCTTGTTACATGATCTGCTTATTCCAGCCCTTAAACCTTTTGAGACGCCTGAAGTAAACAAAGGTCCTGAAGGTTTTCACCCACATCTTACCCTGGGCAGAGCATGGTGCGGCTTTACGCCTGAAAATTTTATTCAAATGCAACAACTGGCTGACGCCTATTTATCTGCCAGTCCGGTTTCTTTCGAAGCAACCCACGTTCGCATTTATCACAAACCCGATCATCATGGCAGATACCAACCCTACAAGGATGTATCCCTTGGTAAATAA
- a CDS encoding DUF763 domain-containing protein, translated as MKRSGKADLPLHYGFVPPWLAERMAKLGLAVVETMVMEYGNTAVLSKLSDPFWFQSLGAVMGMDWHSSGITTSVMGALKRAVNPHAKELGIYICGGKGKHSTQTPNELMKLSETTGLDGNYLVRCSKLSAKVDNTAVQDGFQLYTHNFVVNSAGQWTVIQQGMNTQTRVARRYHWHSENLQSFVSDPHTGICGPNTGRILNMADARAQGSRNAIMSMAGERPEHMLKEISQLVMPSHHDVRAKDVDLKRLGALLWLAHEKQPADFEELLLLQGLGPRTLQSLALVSEVIHGAPSRFTDPARFSFAHGGKDGHPFPVPVKVYDETLGVLHTSIQQSKLGSSDKAEAIKKLSQIARQAEQGFTPNADFEKVIEKERNESWRYGGRTVFGKAKPSVQQQLKLF; from the coding sequence ATGAAACGCTCGGGCAAGGCCGATTTACCTTTACACTATGGCTTTGTACCACCATGGCTGGCCGAACGTATGGCCAAGCTTGGCCTCGCAGTGGTTGAAACCATGGTGATGGAGTATGGCAATACTGCGGTACTCTCCAAACTTAGCGACCCATTCTGGTTTCAGAGCCTGGGTGCGGTTATGGGAATGGACTGGCACTCATCGGGTATTACAACGTCGGTTATGGGCGCTTTGAAGCGGGCTGTTAATCCGCATGCTAAAGAACTGGGTATTTATATATGCGGCGGCAAGGGCAAGCACTCAACTCAAACCCCTAACGAGTTAATGAAACTGAGCGAAACTACAGGGCTTGATGGCAATTACCTAGTGCGTTGCAGCAAGTTGAGCGCCAAGGTAGATAATACCGCCGTACAGGATGGCTTTCAGTTATACACCCATAACTTTGTTGTGAACAGTGCTGGGCAATGGACAGTGATACAACAGGGCATGAATACCCAAACACGCGTTGCCCGCCGCTATCACTGGCATTCTGAAAATCTGCAATCATTTGTAAGTGACCCGCATACGGGCATATGCGGCCCTAATACCGGCCGAATCCTCAATATGGCCGATGCCCGCGCCCAAGGCTCGCGCAACGCTATTATGAGCATGGCCGGTGAGCGCCCCGAACATATGCTGAAAGAGATCAGTCAACTGGTTATGCCATCACACCATGACGTTAGGGCAAAGGATGTGGATTTGAAACGACTGGGCGCATTGTTATGGCTGGCGCACGAAAAGCAACCTGCCGATTTTGAGGAATTACTACTATTGCAAGGCTTAGGCCCGCGTACATTGCAATCATTGGCTTTGGTAAGCGAGGTGATTCACGGCGCGCCATCGCGGTTTACTGACCCTGCCCGGTTCTCGTTTGCACATGGGGGTAAGGATGGTCACCCTTTTCCGGTACCTGTAAAAGTGTATGACGAAACCTTAGGTGTTTTACACACTTCCATACAGCAATCTAAGCTGGGCAGTAGTGATAAGGCCGAAGCCATAAAAAAGCTAAGCCAGATAGCCCGGCAAGCCGAACAGGGCTTTACGCCCAATGCCGATTTTGAAAAAGTGATTGAAAAGGAAAGAAATGAATCTTGGCGGTACGGCGGCCGCACGGTGTTTGGCAAAGCCAAGCCCTCGGTGCAGCAGCAGCTAAAATTATTTTAA
- a CDS encoding GAF domain-containing protein produces MPHKEYGRLQAVRRFLELEISKEKELQDIVELAAKICGTPTALLTLIDKDTQFIKFKHAFAFDTTPRGDAFCNHVIEQSEVMTVPDALLDHRFLNNPLVLGNPNIRFYAGAPLTTKDGYNLGSLCVIDQQPGTLTEMQELMLQALSKQAIQLMELDNSMQLLKQQYQEAKRTEIELRSFFESSIDCHLLLGREFEILAFNKAWESYTQAAYGLPLERGKSMSGFLHPDNLVTFYQDYSKALKGTAVFVQRRVKNGNDYDWRIAKFEPAFDAEGVIIGVTVNSTDITKKIEHEETVLAQNESLKQIAFIQSHELRRPVASIMGLMNILKIDGHTESIEELQLMQEAVAELDEKIRLVVNYTNVH; encoded by the coding sequence ATGCCTCATAAAGAATACGGGCGGTTGCAGGCTGTTAGGCGTTTTCTCGAACTCGAAATCAGCAAAGAAAAAGAATTACAGGACATTGTAGAACTGGCTGCCAAAATTTGCGGCACGCCCACTGCCCTGCTTACCTTGATAGACAAGGATACGCAGTTCATCAAGTTTAAGCACGCCTTTGCGTTTGATACCACACCCCGGGGCGATGCCTTTTGTAACCATGTTATTGAGCAATCAGAGGTTATGACAGTTCCGGATGCTTTGCTTGATCATCGTTTTCTTAATAACCCGTTGGTATTGGGCAATCCTAATATCCGCTTTTATGCAGGAGCACCCCTTACTACCAAAGACGGATACAACCTGGGCAGTTTATGCGTAATTGACCAGCAGCCCGGCACTTTAACAGAAATGCAGGAACTCATGTTGCAGGCGCTTTCAAAACAAGCCATCCAGTTAATGGAACTTGATAACAGTATGCAGTTACTTAAGCAACAATATCAGGAAGCGAAACGTACCGAGATTGAACTTAGATCTTTTTTTGAAAGCTCTATAGATTGTCATTTACTTTTAGGAAGAGAGTTTGAAATTTTGGCCTTTAATAAGGCTTGGGAAAGTTATACACAAGCAGCTTATGGATTGCCCTTAGAAAGAGGTAAATCTATGTCGGGCTTTCTTCATCCGGATAATCTGGTAACCTTTTACCAGGACTATAGCAAAGCGCTCAAGGGTACGGCCGTTTTTGTACAACGAAGAGTTAAGAATGGCAATGATTACGATTGGCGCATAGCCAAATTTGAACCTGCATTTGATGCCGAAGGTGTGATTATAGGTGTAACCGTTAATTCGACCGATATAACCAAAAAAATAGAGCACGAAGAGACGGTGTTAGCACAAAACGAATCACTCAAACAAATAGCCTTTATACAATCGCATGAGTTACGCCGGCCGGTTGCATCTATTATGGGCTTAATGAATATATTAAAGATTGATGGCCATACGGAAAGTATTGAGGAACTGCAATTGATGCAGGAAGCCGTAGCCGAACTGGACGAAAAAATAAGATTAGTGGTCAATTATACCAACGTACATTAA
- a CDS encoding HAMP domain-containing sensor histidine kinase, with the protein MLEIVSINLDNELDLPITHKKAAAITKYIGLTLSTQTTFATAVSEACRAVLEKTLSSVLSFRLKREDGRWFLSARITTDGHFTENSEELKYARRLIPVLEVSKNHGATIILLRLGIPRSVKVSGDMASRLAEHMRTSVAESPYEEVKQRNQELFSLAEQKEEQLKMAALLNEKKSEFLSIASHELRSPLTIIKAYAQMGKSFESKDPAKMAMYLDKINQQATKVNTLIQQLLDVSKIENNKLEYQMERVDLNTFIAEVLGDIRIANPSHVIEVKPMVGNGFVSIDKLRLEQALVNLIGNAIKYSAKGKLITVSVNLQLNDQVVISVKDEGIGLSEENLARVFEKFFRAEDISQKVSGLGMGLYITTHIIKGHKGNIWAESKENEGSTFSFSLPLVA; encoded by the coding sequence ATGTTGGAAATTGTTAGTATTAATTTAGATAATGAACTGGATTTGCCCATTACGCACAAAAAAGCGGCGGCCATAACCAAGTATATCGGATTAACGCTTTCAACGCAAACAACTTTTGCTACGGCCGTTTCAGAAGCCTGCCGGGCAGTTTTGGAAAAAACCCTGAGCAGTGTGCTGTCTTTTCGGCTTAAACGCGAGGACGGTAGGTGGTTTCTATCTGCCCGCATTACAACCGATGGTCACTTTACCGAAAACAGTGAAGAGCTAAAATATGCCAGGCGTTTGATACCTGTGCTTGAGGTGTCCAAAAATCATGGCGCCACTATCATCCTGCTCAGATTAGGTATACCGCGTTCGGTAAAAGTAAGTGGCGACATGGCATCCCGCCTGGCCGAACATATGCGCACCTCTGTCGCCGAATCGCCATACGAGGAGGTTAAGCAGCGTAACCAGGAATTATTCAGTCTGGCCGAGCAAAAAGAAGAGCAGCTAAAAATGGCCGCCTTGCTTAACGAAAAAAAATCTGAGTTCCTCTCTATTGCTTCGCACGAGTTGCGCTCGCCGTTAACCATCATTAAGGCTTATGCACAAATGGGTAAAAGCTTCGAAAGCAAAGACCCCGCAAAAATGGCCATGTATCTTGATAAGATTAACCAGCAGGCTACCAAAGTAAATACCCTTATCCAGCAACTGCTGGATGTATCCAAGATTGAAAATAACAAGCTGGAGTACCAAATGGAAAGGGTAGATCTGAACACGTTTATTGCCGAAGTATTGGGTGATATACGAATTGCAAACCCCTCGCATGTTATTGAAGTAAAACCAATGGTTGGCAACGGTTTTGTGAGTATTGACAAGCTGCGGTTAGAACAGGCCTTGGTAAACCTAATTGGTAACGCAATCAAATACTCCGCAAAAGGTAAACTTATAACTGTTTCTGTAAACTTACAGCTAAACGACCAGGTGGTCATTAGCGTAAAAGATGAAGGTATTGGTCTTTCTGAAGAGAACCTTGCCCGTGTTTTCGAAAAGTTCTTCAGGGCAGAAGATATCTCTCAAAAAGTATCGGGCTTGGGGATGGGCTTGTACATCACTACTCACATCATCAAAGGGCATAAGGGCAACATCTGGGCCGAAAGTAAGGAAAACGAAGGTTCTACCTTTTCCTTCTCATTGCCTTTGGTTGCTTAG
- a CDS encoding SpoIIE family protein phosphatase, producing the protein MVDATHTSYPAGDRSYFSLLKKDIHHKAQQAGFNAGRLAELDLVLAELTSNLHKYANDGEILVSVGQDALGDYMEIIAIDNGPGMVDPAKMMQDGYSTGSSMGHGLGSISRMSDVFDLYSVKGWGSIILSRLYQSPPDVKKLPLHNLEIKPLVVAKTGETVSGDGTYYKTEGNKVKMLVADGLGHGVEANVAVNEAVKCFETCPHELPVDILRYLHQGIRKTRGMVGTVVTFDVEAKKLQIAGIGNIAAKLLHLGGDVKNQISYNGIIGHNIPNTMNNQQYNFADYSYLILCSDGIKSRLDLNKYQGIGRYDAAVLAAAIYKDFSRRTDDTSVVIVKLR; encoded by the coding sequence ATGGTTGATGCAACACATACCAGCTATCCGGCTGGCGACAGGAGTTACTTTTCCTTATTAAAAAAAGATATACACCACAAAGCGCAGCAGGCAGGTTTTAACGCCGGCAGGTTGGCCGAGCTTGATCTTGTACTGGCCGAGCTTACCTCAAACCTCCATAAGTATGCTAATGATGGCGAAATACTGGTTTCGGTAGGCCAAGATGCTCTTGGTGACTATATGGAAATTATTGCCATTGATAACGGCCCCGGGATGGTCGATCCGGCTAAAATGATGCAGGATGGTTATTCGACCGGAAGCAGTATGGGACATGGTTTGGGCAGCATCAGCAGAATGTCTGATGTGTTTGACCTTTATTCTGTTAAAGGCTGGGGATCAATCATTTTAAGCCGCCTTTATCAAAGCCCGCCCGACGTAAAAAAATTGCCGCTCCATAATTTAGAAATTAAACCGCTGGTGGTAGCTAAAACTGGTGAAACCGTAAGCGGCGATGGTACGTATTATAAAACGGAGGGCAATAAAGTAAAAATGTTGGTTGCCGATGGTTTAGGGCACGGCGTAGAAGCTAATGTTGCAGTAAACGAGGCCGTAAAATGCTTCGAAACTTGCCCGCATGAATTGCCGGTTGATATTTTACGATATTTGCACCAGGGTATCCGCAAAACGCGTGGCATGGTGGGCACCGTGGTAACTTTTGATGTTGAAGCCAAGAAGCTACAGATTGCAGGCATAGGCAATATTGCCGCCAAGCTTTTACATTTAGGGGGCGATGTGAAAAACCAAATCTCCTACAATGGCATTATAGGTCATAATATTCCGAATACCATGAACAACCAGCAGTATAACTTTGCTGATTATAGTTATTTAATATTATGTTCAGATGGTATAAAATCGAGATTAGATCTGAACAAGTATCAGGGGATAGGCAGATATGATGCAGCGGTGCTGGCAGCGGCTATTTATAAAGATTTTTCAAGACGCACAGATGATACATCGGTGGTGATCGTTAAACTGAGATAA
- a CDS encoding anti-sigma regulatory factor, whose protein sequence is MTILPLAKDTLKVYKEQDVILFRNRVKEHAVKIKMGLVNQTKLITAASELVRNMLRYGGGGETVVEVVTRGRDNGIRLTFKDQGPGIPDIAKAMMDGYSTGKSLGLGLPGAKRLVNEFNIKSEAGKGTTVTIIKWANG, encoded by the coding sequence ATGACGATACTGCCCTTAGCTAAAGATACCCTCAAGGTATATAAGGAGCAGGATGTTATTTTGTTCAGAAATCGTGTTAAAGAGCACGCAGTTAAAATAAAAATGGGATTGGTTAATCAAACCAAGCTCATTACCGCCGCAAGCGAGCTGGTGCGTAACATGCTCAGGTATGGCGGCGGCGGCGAAACGGTAGTTGAAGTAGTTACCCGTGGTCGCGATAACGGTATCAGGTTAACGTTTAAAGACCAGGGGCCGGGTATACCTGATATTGCCAAAGCGATGATGGACGGCTACTCAACCGGAAAAAGCCTGGGTTTGGGTTTGCCCGGTGCCAAAAGACTGGTTAATGAATTCAATATCAAAAGTGAGGCTGGAAAAGGTACTACAGTTACCATAATTAAGTGGGCTAATGGTTGA
- a CDS encoding STAS domain-containing protein, whose protein sequence is MDRIPILKMGHFLLVTIQVDLYDRLAMDLEADLVKMVSITGAKAVLIDISAVSIVDSFMGRIIGNIASMSKLLDAETVVVGMQPAVAITLVELGLELPGVHTALNVEKGMALLSSLIIIDEETEEEEDDDTALS, encoded by the coding sequence ATGGATCGTATTCCTATTTTAAAAATGGGTCACTTTTTACTGGTGACCATACAGGTGGATTTGTACGACAGGCTGGCTATGGACCTGGAGGCCGATTTGGTAAAAATGGTAAGCATCACTGGTGCTAAAGCTGTTTTGATCGATATTTCGGCCGTTAGTATTGTAGACTCGTTCATGGGCCGTATTATTGGCAACATTGCCAGTATGTCGAAGCTTTTAGACGCCGAAACAGTAGTAGTGGGTATGCAGCCTGCTGTAGCCATAACCCTGGTTGAACTGGGCCTGGAATTGCCGGGTGTGCATACCGCCCTGAATGTTGAAAAAGGCATGGCGCTATTAAGCAGCCTGATTATTATAGACGAAGAAACAGAAGAGGAAGAAGATGACGATACTGCCCTTAGCTAA
- a CDS encoding STAS domain-containing protein encodes MAQSAQILKNKKNDILELWMKNQLTDAGLRDDLMSNEELRSQSEELVDTLIGSLSADNITDAESSDFDGVIEILGGISITRARQGYSPRETGAYVLSLKEALLSILETELKNDLASLYEESIKVSRLIDSFSIITFETFIKGREEVILRQTDEIAEISTPVIRVWDGILALPIIGTLDSSRTQVVMENLLQEIVDTGSSIAILDISGVPAVDSLVAQHLIKTVSATRLMGAECIISGIRPEIAQTIVHLGIDLSNIVTKASLAHALKFAFATLRLEVKKKAGVVVEKAN; translated from the coding sequence ATGGCTCAATCTGCACAGATCTTAAAGAATAAGAAAAATGACATCCTGGAACTATGGATGAAAAACCAGTTAACTGATGCTGGCCTTCGCGATGATTTGATGAGCAACGAAGAGTTACGCTCACAATCTGAAGAGCTGGTAGATACCCTGATTGGTTCGCTAAGTGCAGATAATATTACCGATGCCGAGTCGTCTGACTTTGACGGTGTTATTGAGATATTGGGTGGCATATCTATAACACGTGCCCGCCAGGGTTACAGCCCGCGCGAGACAGGAGCTTACGTACTAAGCCTGAAGGAAGCGCTGCTTTCAATCCTGGAAACTGAACTTAAAAACGACCTGGCTTCTTTGTATGAAGAAAGCATTAAAGTAAGTCGCCTGATTGACAGTTTTAGCATTATCACTTTCGAAACTTTTATTAAGGGCCGCGAGGAAGTTATTTTACGTCAAACAGATGAGATTGCTGAAATTTCTACACCCGTTATACGCGTTTGGGACGGCATTTTAGCCCTGCCAATTATTGGTACTTTAGACAGCTCACGCACACAGGTAGTAATGGAAAACCTGCTGCAGGAGATTGTAGATACCGGTAGCAGTATTGCCATATTAGATATATCGGGCGTACCGGCGGTTGACTCGCTTGTAGCGCAGCACTTAATAAAAACCGTAAGCGCTACCCGCCTAATGGGTGCCGAATGTATAATCAGTGGTATTCGTCCCGAAATTGCGCAAACCATTGTTCACCTCGGTATAGATCTTTCTAACATCGTAACCAAGGCTTCATTAGCCCATGCACTTAAATTTGCTTTTGCTACTCTGCGATTAGAGGTGAAAAAGAAAGCTGGAGTAGTGGTTGAAAAAGCGAATTAA
- a CDS encoding glutaminyl-peptide cyclotransferase produces the protein MKHKHILYLAAGLLAIYSCNPKNQSVNLGISPEAGTNYKQGDKVSIKVAYPADMKTDSVVYLLDSARLASRKDSSAFELTTDSITLGPKIITAKIYAAGQVQEVSTNINVLAARAPEAYGFEVEKTFPHDTSSYIEGLVYHNGFLYESDGGRVAEGTGQSSLRKVDLTTGKVLQKTDVDPKVFAEGIALVDDKIVQLTYTEKIGYVYDANTFKLLQTFTNNVGIEGWGMCYDGKQLYMDDSSNRIWFLDKNNYHAIGSIDVYDDQGPVNKLNELEYINGKIYANVYETNDIVVIDPKTGAVLQRVDLSALYPEDARASSPGAEVMNGIAWDAAGKRLFVTGKKWPKLYQIKLVKK, from the coding sequence ATGAAGCATAAGCATATCTTATACCTGGCGGCGGGTTTGCTGGCCATATACAGTTGTAATCCTAAAAATCAATCGGTAAACCTGGGCATTAGCCCCGAGGCCGGCACCAATTACAAACAAGGCGATAAAGTAAGTATTAAGGTTGCTTACCCTGCCGATATGAAGACTGACTCTGTAGTGTACCTGCTCGATTCGGCTCGTTTAGCCAGTCGTAAAGACTCATCTGCGTTTGAACTTACCACTGATAGCATTACCCTGGGTCCAAAAATCATCACAGCAAAAATTTACGCTGCAGGCCAGGTGCAGGAGGTAAGTACCAACATAAACGTGTTGGCTGCCAGGGCACCTGAGGCTTACGGTTTCGAGGTTGAGAAGACCTTTCCGCATGATACCAGCAGTTATATTGAAGGATTAGTATATCATAACGGCTTTTTATATGAAAGCGATGGTGGAAGGGTAGCCGAAGGAACCGGGCAATCCAGCCTGCGTAAAGTAGATTTAACCACCGGCAAGGTGCTGCAAAAAACAGATGTTGACCCTAAAGTTTTTGCTGAAGGTATTGCCTTGGTAGACGATAAAATTGTACAGCTCACCTACACCGAAAAGATTGGCTACGTTTACGATGCTAACACATTTAAGCTGCTACAAACCTTTACCAATAATGTAGGCATTGAGGGCTGGGGAATGTGTTATGATGGTAAACAGCTATATATGGACGATAGCAGTAACCGCATATGGTTCCTGGATAAAAACAATTACCATGCAATCGGTTCTATTGATGTATATGATGATCAGGGCCCTGTAAATAAGCTTAATGAATTAGAGTATATTAATGGCAAAATATACGCCAACGTGTACGAAACCAATGATATTGTGGTAATTGATCCTAAAACAGGTGCCGTGCTACAGCGGGTAGATTTAAGTGCCTTGTACCCTGAGGATGCGCGCGCAAGTTCTCCGGGCGCTGAAGTTATGAACGGCATAGCCTGGGATGCTGCAGGCAAGCGCTTATTTGTAACCGGCAAGAAATGGCCAAAATTGTATCAAATTAAACTGGTGAAAAAGTAA
- a CDS encoding YraN family protein, translating to MATHNDLGRRGEALAKAHLEAAGYEILDENWTFGRAEVDLIAYKDKVIIFTEVKTRTGNGFGEPEDFVDSRKQKLLADAADEYIYLMNHQGEVRFDIVAILFTLKDTYTLKHIEDAFWPTA from the coding sequence ATGGCCACGCATAATGACTTAGGCCGCCGTGGCGAAGCTTTAGCCAAGGCGCATCTGGAAGCAGCCGGCTATGAAATACTGGACGAAAACTGGACTTTTGGCCGCGCCGAGGTAGATTTAATTGCTTATAAAGACAAGGTTATTATATTTACCGAAGTTAAAACGCGTACCGGCAACGGCTTTGGTGAACCCGAAGATTTTGTGGATAGCCGAAAGCAAAAGCTGCTGGCCGATGCGGCCGACGAATATATTTATTTAATGAATCACCAGGGCGAAGTGCGATTTGATATTGTGGCTATACTATTTACACTTAAAGATACGTATACATTAAAACATATTGAAGATGCCTTTTGGCCAACAGCCTGA
- the dnaG gene encoding DNA primase, translating to MITKATIDRIMEAIDIVEVIGEFVQLKKRGANFIGLSPFANEKTPSFTVSPAKGIFKDFSTGKGGSAVTFLMEHEKFSYPEALKWLAKKYNIEVDELQDRPENAEADNRRENLMVVTSYAAKFFQEAMWDTSEGKSIGLSYFKERGFTTDIIKKFELGYSPDNWEAFTSTAINKGYQPQYLEESGLSVKRDNGTLYDRYRGRVMFPIHGFTGRVIAFGGRTLKTDKKVPKYVNSPESEIYHKSSVLYGLFFAKKSIRDEDNCYLVEGYADVLSVHQAGIENVVASSGTSLTVEQIRLIGRFTKNITILYDGDAAGIKASLRGLDLILEEGLNVKVVLFPDGHDPDSYVREVGSNAFKGYIDQNKKDFILYKTSILLKEAGSDPIQRANVIREIVESIARIPDSIKASVFIRECSHQLQIDERILLSELNKMRLAKSKKDGQQQQRPYGYEELPPPDEPHFFDEPVAPAKPVETSLLQEREVIRLLLVYGNQIINWDNIANTYIGPFVIAELSDVEFENAACKSFFEIYKQQLENGVLPEEQFFIHHPDKQIVDLTVDLLATKYTLSENWYNMHRIFVHEEQMNMKATILGAIFHLKKQKVGKILDQLRTDLQNAQEPADQDIIMTQYLQMKKIEKHIVDYLGSVIIK from the coding sequence ATGATTACCAAAGCCACCATAGACCGTATAATGGAAGCCATCGACATTGTTGAGGTGATTGGGGAGTTTGTGCAATTGAAAAAACGCGGGGCTAACTTTATAGGCTTGTCGCCGTTTGCAAACGAGAAAACGCCATCGTTCACGGTGTCGCCGGCTAAGGGAATATTTAAGGATTTTTCCACTGGTAAAGGCGGGTCGGCCGTTACGTTCCTGATGGAGCATGAGAAATTCAGCTACCCTGAGGCGCTGAAATGGCTGGCAAAAAAATACAATATCGAGGTAGACGAATTACAGGACAGGCCGGAAAATGCAGAGGCCGATAACCGTCGCGAAAATCTGATGGTGGTAACCAGCTATGCTGCCAAGTTTTTTCAGGAGGCCATGTGGGATACCAGTGAGGGTAAAAGCATTGGCCTGAGCTACTTTAAAGAACGCGGTTTTACAACCGATATCATCAAGAAATTCGAGCTCGGTTACTCGCCCGATAATTGGGAGGCATTTACCTCAACAGCTATCAATAAGGGCTACCAGCCGCAGTATCTTGAAGAAAGCGGGTTATCGGTAAAACGTGATAATGGTACATTGTATGACCGCTATCGTGGCCGGGTAATGTTTCCAATACATGGCTTTACCGGCCGGGTAATTGCCTTTGGCGGGCGTACGCTTAAAACCGATAAAAAGGTACCCAAGTACGTAAACTCACCCGAGTCGGAGATCTATCACAAATCGAGCGTATTATACGGGCTTTTCTTTGCCAAAAAAAGCATACGCGACGAGGATAATTGTTACCTGGTTGAGGGTTATGCCGACGTGTTGTCGGTGCACCAGGCCGGTATTGAAAACGTGGTGGCTTCATCAGGCACGTCGCTTACGGTGGAGCAGATCAGGCTCATTGGTCGATTTACCAAAAATATCACCATTTTATATGATGGTGATGCAGCAGGTATCAAGGCATCGCTGCGCGGACTTGATCTTATTTTGGAAGAAGGACTTAATGTTAAGGTAGTGCTCTTTCCGGATGGGCACGACCCCGACTCTTACGTGCGCGAAGTTGGCAGCAATGCGTTTAAGGGCTATATTGATCAAAATAAAAAAGATTTTATTTTATATAAAACCAGCATCCTGCTTAAGGAAGCCGGCTCCGATCCCATACAGCGCGCTAACGTAATACGTGAAATAGTGGAGAGCATTGCGCGTATACCCGACTCTATTAAAGCATCGGTATTCATTCGCGAGTGCAGTCACCAGTTGCAGATTGATGAGCGTATTTTGTTGTCGGAACTGAATAAGATGCGGTTGGCCAAAAGTAAAAAGGATGGTCAGCAACAACAACGGCCTTATGGATACGAAGAGCTGCCCCCGCCCGATGAACCGCACTTTTTTGATGAGCCTGTTGCACCAGCCAAGCCCGTTGAAACCAGCCTCCTGCAAGAGCGCGAAGTGATACGTTTATTATTGGTTTATGGCAACCAGATCATTAACTGGGATAATATTGCCAATACTTACATTGGTCCGTTTGTAATAGCAGAGCTAAGCGATGTGGAGTTTGAGAACGCTGCCTGCAAAAGCTTTTTTGAAATATATAAGCAACAGCTCGAGAACGGTGTATTGCCCGAAGAACAGTTTTTTATTCATCATCCTGATAAGCAGATTGTTGATTTAACAGTAGATCTGCTGGCTACCAAATATACACTGAGCGAGAACTGGTATAACATGCATCGCATTTTTGTGCACGAGGAGCAAATGAATATGAAAGCCACTATATTGGGCGCCATATTTCACCTCAAAAAACAAAAGGTGGGCAAGATACTAGACCAGCTGCGCACCGACCTGCAAAATGCCCAGGAACCGGCCGATCAGGACATCATCATGACGCAGTACCTGCAAATGAAGAAGATTGAAAAGCACATTGTAGATTACCTGGGGTCTGTTATTATTAAATAA